Proteins encoded together in one Candidatus Poribacteria bacterium window:
- a CDS encoding glucose 1-dehydrogenase has protein sequence MLSLFSLEGRVALVTGASRGIGQGIAVGLASAGANLALVARSESTLIEAQKEIRSIGVQAEIFPCDMNQTENIPDLVAAVNASYGQIDILVNNAGTTHRDAVVDFPEDRWDDVIRVNLKSVWLLSQQVGRAMVERGSGKIINIASLLSFSGGIRTAAYAASKGGIAQLTKALANEWASKGVNVNAIAPGYIKTDMTSAILNDPVRVAEFMDRLPAGKFGTPDDMAGAAVFLASEAASYIHGHILTIDGGWMAR, from the coding sequence ATTTTAAGTCTTTTTTCACTGGAAGGACGGGTGGCGCTGGTCACCGGGGCAAGTCGGGGGATCGGTCAAGGCATCGCGGTTGGTCTCGCCAGTGCTGGAGCGAATCTCGCCCTTGTGGCAAGATCCGAATCGACACTCATTGAGGCACAGAAAGAGATACGGTCTATCGGTGTTCAAGCGGAGATTTTTCCCTGTGACATGAACCAAACAGAGAACATTCCGGATTTGGTTGCAGCGGTGAATGCCTCTTATGGACAAATTGATATTTTGGTCAATAACGCCGGCACAACGCACCGAGATGCTGTCGTCGATTTTCCTGAGGATCGGTGGGATGATGTGATACGGGTCAACCTGAAATCGGTGTGGCTGCTTTCTCAACAGGTTGGACGAGCTATGGTTGAGCGTGGCAGCGGCAAGATTATTAACATCGCGTCGCTATTAAGTTTTTCCGGCGGTATCCGAACCGCGGCGTATGCCGCAAGCAAAGGTGGTATAGCACAGTTAACAAAAGCACTTGCCAATGAGTGGGCTTCAAAGGGAGTTAATGTGAATGCTATCGCGCCAGGATATATCAAAACCGACATGACAAGTGCGATTCTGAATGATCCGGTGCGAGTTGCGGAATTTATGGATCGGCTCCCAGCGGGTAAGTTTGGCACACCTGATGATATGGCAGGCGCGGCGGTCTTTCTCGCATCCGAGGCGGCTTCATATATTCATGGACATATTTTGACTATCGATGGGGGTTGGATGGCACGGTGA
- a CDS encoding trypsin-like peptidase domain-containing protein yields MKNRCFFSLVVGFALFFLLFACSKAQLHSTDPTHSIPAGVQLLESIENAFVSIAERSNPAVVGVTASKVERQVVPFSRSDRQEGTGFIFRKDGYILTNDHVVNGAKQITVRLFDGREFKDTRLIGVDPNTDVAVLKIDVQEELPVLPFGDSDRVKVGQFTIAIGNPFQLNYTVTTGIVSGKGRSLFPLFTLRYQDLIQYQDFIQTDAWINRGNSGGPLLNIHGAVIGINSAIRRPDDAPRRPDDPATAAVRAGAGFAIPINLVKKVSDQLIANGQVIRGWLGIFMSSHANGIRVTRFSDPSPARQGGMEVGDIIVEFNGQEMREIRKFRFLIAESMVGEEAAFTVIRNGMRKKLSVTIGRMPRRFTGLEMESDSPSWTKLGIAVRELGAHDSERYAYLSLDDEGVIVEEVRLGGPAPSAGVPLGTLIVGINDQRIKNMADYERALQNALSKSEISFEIKNAYTEEGTETVTVKFNQE; encoded by the coding sequence GTGAAAAACCGTTGCTTCTTTAGTCTTGTTGTAGGTTTTGCGCTGTTTTTTCTACTTTTCGCGTGTAGCAAGGCTCAACTCCATTCCACCGATCCGACCCACAGTATCCCGGCTGGTGTTCAATTACTAGAATCGATTGAAAATGCCTTCGTTAGTATCGCTGAAAGGAGTAACCCCGCGGTTGTTGGTGTTACTGCATCGAAGGTAGAAAGACAGGTAGTCCCCTTTAGCAGGTCCGATCGACAGGAGGGAACAGGGTTTATTTTTCGAAAAGATGGCTATATTTTAACCAATGACCATGTTGTAAACGGTGCGAAGCAGATTACGGTTCGCCTATTTGATGGCAGAGAGTTCAAGGATACTCGATTGATTGGGGTTGATCCAAACACGGACGTTGCTGTGTTAAAAATTGATGTGCAGGAAGAACTTCCTGTGCTTCCCTTTGGTGATTCGGATAGGGTTAAAGTCGGACAGTTTACAATCGCAATCGGTAACCCATTCCAGTTGAATTATACAGTAACCACCGGAATTGTCAGTGGGAAAGGACGCTCACTATTTCCACTGTTCACGCTTCGCTATCAAGATTTGATTCAGTATCAAGATTTTATCCAGACTGATGCGTGGATTAATCGCGGAAACAGCGGTGGACCCTTGCTTAATATCCATGGGGCAGTCATCGGTATCAACTCTGCAATTCGACGTCCAGACGATGCCCCTCGGCGTCCAGACGACCCGGCAACAGCAGCGGTCAGAGCCGGTGCCGGTTTCGCTATTCCTATCAACCTTGTGAAGAAGGTCAGTGACCAGCTCATTGCGAACGGGCAGGTGATACGCGGGTGGCTAGGAATTTTTATGTCATCTCATGCTAACGGTATTCGGGTAACTCGATTTTCCGATCCATCACCTGCTAGACAAGGTGGGATGGAAGTGGGTGACATCATCGTCGAATTCAATGGGCAAGAAATGCGAGAAATTCGTAAATTCAGATTCCTTATCGCTGAGTCGATGGTTGGTGAGGAAGCAGCATTTACAGTCATTCGCAACGGAATGCGCAAAAAACTCTCTGTAACGATTGGCAGGATGCCCCGGCGTTTCACAGGGCTGGAAATGGAGTCCGATTCGCCATCTTGGACGAAACTGGGGATAGCTGTTCGTGAGCTAGGTGCCCACGACTCTGAACGTTACGCCTACCTGAGTCTTGATGATGAAGGGGTTATTGTTGAGGAGGTACGTCTCGGCGGTCCTGCTCCTAGTGCGGGGGTTCCACTCGGAACATTAATTGTGGGAATCAACGACCAGCGAATCAAAAATATGGCAGATTACGAAAGAGCGCTGCAAAATGCTCTCAGTAAATCGGAAATCTCTTTTGAAATTAAGAATGCCTATACCGAAGAAGGAACAGAAACGGTTACGGTTAAATTTAATCAAGAGTGA